The segment CTCCGGACGGTGTAGCTACGGCGCGAGCACGTAACTCGTGCTCCGGCCACCTGCAGGTTCGCGTACGAGTACGCCGCGCTCGACGAGCTCGGTGATATCTCGCAGCGCCGTGTCCTGCGAGCATTTGCTCAGCTTCGCCCACTTCGAGCTGGTGAGCTTTCCCTCGAAGCCCTCGAGGAGCCGTTCGAGCATGGCGCGCTGCCGTTCATTGAAACCCGCCGGCGGGTGGCGCTCCCAGAAGCGCGCCTTGTCCAGCACGTTGCCGAGCAGCTCTTCGGCCCCTTCGATCGCGCGCTGAAGGCAACCGAGAAACCAGTCGAGCCACGGCGTGATGTCCAGGCCGCTCCGCTGCGTCGACTCGAGCTTCTCGTAGTAGGTCTTCCGCTCCCGGCGGATCTGCGACGACATGCTGTAGAAGCGCTGGGCACTTCCCTCGGCCCGCGCCAGCGCCAGGTCGGCGATCGCCCGCGCGATGCGCCCGTTGCCATCGTCGAAAGGGTGGATGGTGACGAAGTGGAGGTGCGCGATGCCGGCTTTGAGCACCGGATCGATCGCGGGGCTCGGCGCCTCGAACCAGTTCAGAAACGCCTTCATCTCTCCATGCAGGCGGTCCGCAGCCGGCGCCTCGAAGTGCACGCGCTCCCGGCCCATCGGCCCCGAGACGACTTGCATCGGCCCGCGCTCGTCGGTTCGCCATCGTCCGACCGTGAGCCGGCGCATCCCACTGAAGCCGGCGGGAAAGAGCGATGCGTGCCAGGCCTGCAGACGCTCGGTGGTCAGGGGCGCCGTGTAGTTCTGCGTAGCGTCGAGCATCATCTCGACGATCCCCTCGACGTCGCGGTCGGCGCGGACGAGACCTCCGGCCTCGATGCCGAGCCGCCGCGCGATCGACGAGCGGACCTGCGCGGTGTCGAGATGCTCCCCCTCGATCTCGCTGGAGCGGACCACGTCCTCGGTCAGCGTGCGGAGGAGCGCCTCCTCGCGCAGCTCGAAACCGAGCGCCTCCATGCGGCCCAGGAGCCG is part of the Vulgatibacter sp. genome and harbors:
- a CDS encoding Fic family protein, whose protein sequence is MVWLHERRGWPALRWEIAHLATPLAAVRHRQGRLLGRMEALGFELREEALLRTLTEDVVRSSEIEGEHLDTAQVRSSIARRLGIEAGGLVRADRDVEGIVEMMLDATQNYTAPLTTERLQAWHASLFPAGFSGMRRLTVGRWRTDERGPMQVVSGPMGRERVHFEAPAADRLHGEMKAFLNWFEAPSPAIDPVLKAGIAHLHFVTIHPFDDGNGRIARAIADLALARAEGSAQRFYSMSSQIRRERKTYYEKLESTQRSGLDITPWLDWFLGCLQRAIEGAEELLGNVLDKARFWERHPPAGFNERQRAMLERLLEGFEGKLTSSKWAKLSKCSQDTALRDITELVERGVLVREPAGGRSTSYVLAP